In the genome of Erinaceus europaeus chromosome 8, mEriEur2.1, whole genome shotgun sequence, one region contains:
- the LUC7L2 gene encoding putative RNA-binding protein Luc7-like 2 isoform X11, whose amino-acid sequence MQESPSQLLPPRCPLWNQEERHHSTRSFCGFILGFTLFLEHAFYSRMDLGECLKVHDLALRADYEIASKDQDFFFELDAMDHLQSFIADCDRRTEVAKKRLAETQEEISAEVAAKAERVHELNEEIGKLLAKVEQLGAEGNVEESQKVMDEVEKARAKKREAEEVYRNSMPASSFQQQKLRVCEVCSAYLGLHDNDRRLADHFGGKLHLGFIEIREKLEELKRVVAEKQEKRNQERLKRREEREREEREKLRRSRSRSKNPKRSRSREHRRHRSRSMSRERKRRTRSKSREKRHRHRSRSSSRSRSRSHQRSGHSSRDRSRERSRRRSSKERFRDQDLASRDRDRSSRDRSPRDRDRKDKKRSYESANGRSEDRRSSEEREAGEI is encoded by the exons aagaagagagacatcacagcactagatCTTTCTGTGGTTTTATCCTGGGGTTTACCTTGTTCCTGGAGCATGCATTCTATTCA AGAATGGATCTTGGAGAATGTCTGAAAGTCCATGACCTGGCTTTAAGAGCGGATTATGAAATTGCATCCAAAGATCAAGATTTTTTCTTTGAACTGGAT GCTATGGATCACTTGCAGTCTTTCATTGCTGATTGTGATAGGAGAACAGAAGTGGCTAAGAAAAGGTTGGCAGAAACTCAAGAAGAGATTAGTGCTGAAGTGGCTGCAAAG GCAGAACGTGTTCatgaattaaatgaagaaattggTAAATTATTGGCCAAAGTGGAACAACTAGGAGCTGAAGGGAATGTGGAAGAATCCCAGAAAGTAATGGATGAAGTAGAGAAAGCGCGggcaaagaaaagagaagcagag GAAGTTTATCGGAATTCTATGCCAGCATCCAGTTTCCAGCAGCAGAAACTTCGCGTCTGTGAAGTTTGCTCTGCCTATCTAGGTCTTCATGATAATGACAGAAGACTGGCTGATCACTTTGGCGGTAAACTGCACCTTGGATTTATTGAAATAAGAGAGAAGCTTGAGGAATTAAAG agagttGTAGCTGAGAAGCAGGAGAAAAGAAACCAGGAACGCCTGAAACGAAGAGAAGaacgggagagagaagaaagagaaaagctgaGGAG GTCTCGGTCACGTAGCAAGAATCCCAAAAG atcCAGATCCAGAGAACATCGCCGACATCGGTCTCGCTCCATGTCACGGGAACGCAAGAGGAGGACTCGGTCCAAGTCCAGGGAGAAACGCCATCGTCATCGTTCCCGCTCCAGCAGCCGAAGCCGAAGCCGCAGCCACCAGAGGAGTGGGCACAGCTCTAGAGACAGGAGCAGAGAGCGATCCCGGAGGAG ATCCTCAAAAGAAAGATTCAGAGACCAAGACTTAGCATCACGTGACAGAGACAGGAGTTCAAGAGACAGATCACCTCGTGACAGAGATCGAAAAGATAAGAAGCGGTCCTATGAGAGCGCTAATGGCAGATCAGAAGACAGGAGGAGCTCTGAAGAGCGCGAAGCAGGGGAGATTTAA
- the LUC7L2 gene encoding putative RNA-binding protein Luc7-like 2 isoform X13, which translates to MDLGECLKVHDLALRADYEIASKDQDFFFELDAMDHLQSFIADCDRRTEVAKKRLAETQEEISAEVAAKAERVHELNEEIGKLLAKVEQLGAEGNVEESQKVMDEVEKARAKKREAEEVYRNSMPASSFQQQKLRVCEVCSAYLGLHDNDRRLADHFGGKLHLGFIEIREKLEELKRVVAEKQEKRNQERLKRREEREREEREKLRRSRSRSKNPKRSRSREHRRHRSRSMSRERKRRTRSKSREKRHRHRSRSSSRSRSRSHQRSGHSSRDRSRERSRRRSSKERFRDQDLASRDRDRSSRDRSPRDRDRKDKKRSYESANGRSEDRRSSEEREAGEI; encoded by the exons ATGGATCTTGGAGAATGTCTGAAAGTCCATGACCTGGCTTTAAGAGCGGATTATGAAATTGCATCCAAAGATCAAGATTTTTTCTTTGAACTGGAT GCTATGGATCACTTGCAGTCTTTCATTGCTGATTGTGATAGGAGAACAGAAGTGGCTAAGAAAAGGTTGGCAGAAACTCAAGAAGAGATTAGTGCTGAAGTGGCTGCAAAG GCAGAACGTGTTCatgaattaaatgaagaaattggTAAATTATTGGCCAAAGTGGAACAACTAGGAGCTGAAGGGAATGTGGAAGAATCCCAGAAAGTAATGGATGAAGTAGAGAAAGCGCGggcaaagaaaagagaagcagag GAAGTTTATCGGAATTCTATGCCAGCATCCAGTTTCCAGCAGCAGAAACTTCGCGTCTGTGAAGTTTGCTCTGCCTATCTAGGTCTTCATGATAATGACAGAAGACTGGCTGATCACTTTGGCGGTAAACTGCACCTTGGATTTATTGAAATAAGAGAGAAGCTTGAGGAATTAAAG agagttGTAGCTGAGAAGCAGGAGAAAAGAAACCAGGAACGCCTGAAACGAAGAGAAGaacgggagagagaagaaagagaaaagctgaGGAG GTCTCGGTCACGTAGCAAGAATCCCAAAAG atcCAGATCCAGAGAACATCGCCGACATCGGTCTCGCTCCATGTCACGGGAACGCAAGAGGAGGACTCGGTCCAAGTCCAGGGAGAAACGCCATCGTCATCGTTCCCGCTCCAGCAGCCGAAGCCGAAGCCGCAGCCACCAGAGGAGTGGGCACAGCTCTAGAGACAGGAGCAGAGAGCGATCCCGGAGGAG ATCCTCAAAAGAAAGATTCAGAGACCAAGACTTAGCATCACGTGACAGAGACAGGAGTTCAAGAGACAGATCACCTCGTGACAGAGATCGAAAAGATAAGAAGCGGTCCTATGAGAGCGCTAATGGCAGATCAGAAGACAGGAGGAGCTCTGAAGAGCGCGAAGCAGGGGAGATTTAA